A genomic region of Desulfosarcina ovata subsp. ovata contains the following coding sequences:
- the hemA gene encoding glutamyl-tRNA reductase, whose protein sequence is MRDIVLIGLNHKTASVDVRECIAFTADETDRALKMLREDPAIGESVLFSTCNRIELLMVADEGQKAINTAKQFLAAFKNVPIAQFESSLYQYQGDDAVRHTFQVAASLDSMVVGEPQILGQMKAAYRKATLESTSGVILNKLLHRTFFVAKKVRTETGIGDHAVSISYAAIELGKKIFGDLAGKQVMLIGAGEMAELAVDHLIRNRAGTITVANRTFARGVELAERFFGQAIKFEEIVDTIKDVDIVISSTGATDYVLGKAQIKKAMRSRRNRSLFFIDIAVPRDIDPEINRINNAYVYDIDDLKGIVDENVEDRQREATKAQRIIDEAVIGFRKWYDTLAVVPTIVALRGKVEAVARQELEKTLGTLGHLPDGDKQAIKRMTDALVNKILHEPTHFLKKNGCYGDKTATLELTRKLFNLE, encoded by the coding sequence ATGCGTGATATTGTACTGATTGGACTGAATCATAAAACAGCCTCCGTTGACGTCCGGGAATGCATTGCCTTCACCGCGGATGAGACGGACCGGGCACTGAAAATGCTGCGGGAAGATCCGGCGATCGGCGAATCCGTTCTGTTTTCCACCTGCAACCGGATTGAACTGTTGATGGTCGCTGATGAGGGCCAGAAGGCGATCAACACGGCCAAGCAGTTTCTTGCGGCATTCAAAAATGTGCCGATTGCCCAGTTTGAATCATCGCTTTACCAGTATCAGGGAGACGATGCGGTCCGGCACACGTTTCAGGTGGCCGCCAGCCTTGATTCCATGGTTGTGGGGGAACCGCAGATCCTTGGCCAGATGAAAGCGGCCTATCGCAAGGCGACCCTGGAGAGCACATCCGGCGTGATTCTCAACAAACTGCTCCACCGGACCTTTTTTGTGGCCAAAAAGGTGCGCACGGAAACCGGTATTGGCGATCATGCGGTAAGTATCAGTTACGCGGCCATTGAATTGGGCAAAAAGATTTTCGGCGATCTGGCGGGAAAGCAGGTGATGCTGATTGGGGCCGGAGAGATGGCCGAACTGGCTGTGGACCATCTGATCCGCAACCGTGCCGGGACCATTACCGTGGCCAACCGGACCTTTGCGCGTGGCGTCGAACTGGCCGAACGGTTTTTCGGTCAGGCGATCAAATTTGAAGAAATTGTCGATACGATCAAGGATGTGGATATTGTCATCAGTTCTACCGGTGCCACGGACTATGTGCTGGGCAAAGCACAGATCAAGAAGGCCATGCGCAGCCGGCGCAACCGCAGCCTTTTTTTTATCGACATTGCCGTTCCCAGGGATATCGATCCGGAGATCAACCGCATCAACAATGCCTATGTTTACGACATCGACGATTTGAAGGGGATTGTCGACGAGAATGTGGAAGACCGGCAGCGGGAGGCCACCAAGGCCCAGCGGATCATTGACGAGGCGGTGATCGGTTTTCGCAAATGGTACGACACCCTGGCGGTGGTGCCGACGATTGTGGCTCTGCGCGGCAAAGTGGAAGCCGTGGCCCGTCAGGAGCTTGAAAAAACGTTGGGCACGCTGGGCCATCTTCCCGACGGCGACAAACAGGCGATCAAACGAATGACCGATGCGCTGGTCAATAAGATCCTGCACGAGCCGACCCATTTTTTAAAAAAGAACGGTTGCTATGGGGATAAGACCGCCACCCTGGAGTTGACCCGCAAACTGTTCAATCTGGAATAA
- the ccsB gene encoding c-type cytochrome biogenesis protein CcsB: MESVFIIATILYLLSCTGYLGYLFFQREPLQRMAMGLMLTGFVLHSIYLVVCGLRAGNFPVNNLHETLSVTAWAIAAVFLAFSWGYKLKILGIYAAPLISMTMVAAHHMPDTVAQDPRLFKSWWLAAHIITTFLGNAAFALGGGLGLLYLLQENAIKKKIRGFFFSRLPSLELLDTTGYACIVAGFSMITIGLITGVIYAKAVWGRFWSWDPKEVWAAITWVFYAALLHERLTVGWRGRRAAIMAMVGFGVLLFTFFGVNFLLKGHHGTFTAM; the protein is encoded by the coding sequence ATGGAGTCCGTTTTTATCATCGCCACTATTTTATATCTGCTCAGCTGTACCGGCTACCTTGGCTATCTTTTTTTTCAGCGGGAGCCCCTTCAACGAATGGCGATGGGATTGATGCTGACCGGCTTTGTCCTGCATTCGATCTACCTGGTGGTCTGCGGTCTCCGGGCCGGGAACTTCCCGGTAAACAACCTCCATGAAACCCTGTCGGTGACCGCATGGGCCATTGCAGCGGTGTTTCTGGCCTTCTCCTGGGGATATAAATTGAAAATCCTGGGCATCTACGCCGCCCCACTGATCAGCATGACCATGGTCGCCGCCCATCATATGCCCGACACCGTCGCTCAGGATCCCCGGCTTTTCAAAAGCTGGTGGCTGGCGGCCCATATTATCACCACCTTTCTTGGCAATGCGGCATTTGCCCTGGGCGGTGGACTGGGCCTGCTCTATCTGCTGCAGGAAAATGCCATTAAGAAAAAAATCCGGGGCTTCTTTTTCAGTCGGCTGCCCTCCTTGGAACTTCTGGACACCACCGGATACGCCTGCATTGTGGCCGGATTTTCGATGATTACAATTGGCCTGATTACCGGTGTTATTTATGCCAAGGCCGTCTGGGGGCGGTTTTGGAGCTGGGACCCCAAGGAGGTCTGGGCCGCCATTACATGGGTGTTTTACGCCGCCCTGCTTCACGAACGCCTGACGGTGGGATGGCGTGGTCGACGGGCGGCCATCATGGCCATGGTTGGTTTCGGTGTTTTGCTGTTTACCTTTTTCGGGGTGAATTTTCTGCTCAAGGGCCATCATGGAACCTTTACGGCCATGTAA